A genomic window from Triticum urartu cultivar G1812 chromosome 7, Tu2.1, whole genome shotgun sequence includes:
- the LOC125519429 gene encoding endo-1,3;1,4-beta-D-glucanase-like yields the protein MAMEVLYPFFLCLAVLTGRAVSAPPHSQCHDNPPDMTAARVEAGKVVHDFAGYTAYVTGAIHSDRAVVHCRSKIADKIGEAGYYVVVPDFFNGQPLTGAPGENLTQWLSEHSPVKAAQDAKPIFATLRKERKFSLGVGGYCWGGKFAVEVAKMNEVKAVVISHPYSVIVGDMREVKCPIEILGGEYDQATPQKFIYQFLNALRKRSDKIPYFGKIFPGVCHGFACRYNVTNPFEVETGEQALALMVGWFEKHLK from the exons ATGGCTATGGAGGTTCTGTACCCGTTCTTCCTCTGCCTCGCCGTGCTCACCGGCAGAGCAGTCTCCGCCCCACCACACTCGCAGTGCCACGACAACCCGCCGGACATGACGGCCGCCAGGGTCGAGGCGGGAAAGGTCGTCCATGACTTTGCTGGCTACACGGCTTACGTTACCGGCGCCATCCACTCCGACCGGGCCGTCGTCCATTGCCGATC GAAGATAGCAGACAAAATTGGTGAAGCTGGATACTATGTCGTGGTCCCTGATTTCTTTAATGGGCAACCTTTAACGGGGGCACCAGGTGAAAACCTCACACAATGGCTCAGTGAGCACTCTCCG GTAAAAGCTGCTCAAGATGCTAAACCAATATTTGCAACCTTGAGAAAAGAGCGAAAATTTAGTCTTGGAGTTGGAGGATACTGTTGGGGTG GAAAGTTCGCAGTGGAGGTAGCGAAAATGAATGAGGTGAAGGCAGTTGTCATCTCCCATCCTTACTCAGTCATTGTCGGTGATATGAGAG AGGTCAAGTGTCCCATTGAAATCCTTGGAGGCGAATATGACCAAGCTACACCACAAAAGTTCATATATCAGTTTTTGAATGCCCTTCGCAAAAGAAGTGACAAG ATACCTTACTTCGGGAAGATCTTTCCAGGAGTTTGCCATGGCTTTGCTTGTAGATACAATGTCACCAACCCATTCGAAGTCGAAACCGGTGAACAAGCTCTTGCCCTAATGGTTGGATGGTTCGAGAAACATCTGAAATGA